A section of the Elizabethkingia anophelis R26 genome encodes:
- a CDS encoding carboxylate-amine ligase encodes MHKFTIGIEEEYQIIDAESRDLVSHVSKIIESGKAILSENLKHEMHESMVEMETGICQNVAQARDELTSLRRQLVKIAHDQGLRVSGGGTHPFSHWKDNIITKAERYNKIVNDMGDVARSNLIFGLHVHIGIPDREEGIRIQNVMRYFLPHVYALSTNSPFWVGRLTGFKSYRQEVFAKFPRTGIPSYFSSVAEFDAYVNLMIKTGTIDNAKKIWWDLRVHPFYPTIEFRICDMPFTIDETTCLAAIMQSLVAKIYKMHRQNISFRSYRRLLLSENKWRASKDGIHADLIDFGKEASVPYAILLDELLEFIDDVVDELGCRKEVEYAREIIKMGTGADRQLKVFHETGDIKKVVDYMIRETEKSVL; translated from the coding sequence ATGCACAAATTCACAATAGGTATAGAAGAGGAGTACCAGATTATCGATGCGGAAAGCCGGGATTTGGTTTCACACGTTTCTAAAATTATAGAAAGTGGAAAAGCAATATTGAGTGAAAACCTCAAACATGAAATGCATGAATCCATGGTAGAAATGGAAACAGGTATTTGTCAGAATGTAGCACAGGCACGTGATGAACTCACGAGTCTGCGACGCCAGCTGGTAAAAATAGCACACGATCAGGGACTTCGTGTTTCAGGCGGAGGAACACACCCTTTCTCTCACTGGAAGGATAACATTATTACCAAAGCCGAGCGTTACAACAAAATTGTAAATGATATGGGTGATGTTGCCCGATCCAACCTGATCTTTGGGTTGCACGTACATATTGGTATTCCGGACAGAGAAGAAGGAATCCGTATTCAGAATGTAATGCGCTATTTCCTGCCCCATGTTTATGCGCTTTCTACCAACTCTCCTTTTTGGGTAGGCCGCCTTACAGGTTTTAAATCTTACCGTCAGGAAGTTTTCGCGAAATTCCCGAGAACAGGTATTCCAAGTTATTTCAGTAGTGTTGCAGAGTTTGATGCTTATGTTAACCTGATGATAAAAACCGGGACTATAGACAATGCTAAAAAGATATGGTGGGATCTTCGCGTGCATCCTTTTTATCCTACTATAGAATTCAGGATTTGCGATATGCCTTTTACAATAGATGAAACAACATGTCTGGCAGCTATTATGCAGTCTCTTGTTGCTAAAATCTACAAAATGCACAGACAAAATATCAGTTTTCGTTCTTACCGAAGATTATTGTTGAGTGAGAACAAGTGGCGGGCTTCTAAAGACGGAATACATGCAGACCTTATTGACTTTGGTAAAGAAGCCAGCGTGCCTTATGCAATTCTGCTTGATGAATTATTGGAATTTATAGATGATGTTGTTGATGAATTAGGTTGCCGAAAAGAAGTAGAGTATGCCCGTGAGATTATAAAAATGGGAACAGGTGCTGACCGACAATTAAAAGTTTTTCATGAAACTGGCGACATCAAGAAGGTTGTAGACTATATGATTCGTGAAACCGAGAAATCCGTACTTTAA
- a CDS encoding type 1 glutamine amidotransferase — protein MNHEIRIAILDMNNNHPNQGMRNIKGISETFKANSGYQVSIEIFDVRHKYEMPKIEDFDIFISSGGPGNPHKEGYVWEENYNRFLNAVWKHNKEHESKKYMFLICHSFQLACIYWDLAEVTQRKSYSFGVMPIHKTEAGEKDFLLKNLPEPFYAVDSRAYQVIQPKTNHLEKHGMQILALEKERPYVDLERAVMAIRFSDEIFGTQFHPEADPEGFLESLKVEKYKNSIIEDYGLDKYQETIDRIDDEDKVVLTRKEILPVFLEFAAQQISKTVSLA, from the coding sequence ATGAACCACGAAATAAGAATCGCGATACTTGATATGAACAACAATCATCCTAACCAAGGGATGCGAAATATAAAAGGCATATCGGAAACATTCAAAGCCAATTCCGGATATCAGGTCAGTATTGAGATTTTTGACGTTCGACACAAATATGAAATGCCTAAAATTGAAGATTTTGATATTTTCATTTCTTCCGGAGGTCCCGGAAATCCACATAAGGAAGGTTATGTATGGGAAGAGAATTACAATCGTTTTCTGAATGCAGTATGGAAACATAACAAAGAACATGAATCTAAAAAATATATGTTCCTTATTTGCCATTCATTCCAGCTAGCCTGTATCTATTGGGATTTGGCGGAAGTAACTCAAAGAAAATCTTACTCTTTCGGAGTTATGCCTATTCATAAGACAGAAGCCGGTGAAAAAGATTTTTTACTGAAAAATCTTCCGGAACCTTTTTATGCAGTAGACTCCAGAGCTTATCAGGTTATACAACCTAAAACAAATCATCTCGAAAAACATGGTATGCAGATTCTGGCACTGGAGAAAGAGCGTCCTTACGTTGATTTGGAAAGAGCTGTAATGGCCATCAGATTTTCCGACGAGATATTCGGCACTCAATTCCATCCGGAAGCAGATCCGGAAGGTTTTCTGGAATCTTTGAAAGTTGAAAAATATAAAAACAGTATTATTGAGGATTACGGGCTGGATAAATATCAGGAAACAATAGACCGTATTGACGATGAAGATAAAGTAGTACTCACAAGAAAAGAAATCCTGCCAGTATTTTTGGAGTTTGCCGCACAGCAAATTTCCAAAACTGTTTCCCTGGCCTAA
- a CDS encoding SDR family oxidoreductase, translating into MDLQLENKIIIVSGGAKGIGEGIVRVLAQEKAIPVVIGRSAEDNQKLIDDLSEKNLTAYAVVAELTQPEECRKAIHEIITKFGRIDGLVNNAGVNDGVGLENGSYEAFMQSLHKNLVHYYLLAHYALPALKESKGSIVNIGSKTSETGQGGTSAYAASNGGRSGLTREWAVELLPYSIRVNAVIVAEAYTPLYEKWIKTFDDPEAKLKSITDKIPLEKRMTTTEEIANMVVFLLSEKSSHTTGQLIHVDGGYVHLDRAL; encoded by the coding sequence ATGGATTTACAACTTGAAAATAAAATTATCATTGTAAGTGGCGGAGCCAAAGGCATTGGTGAAGGTATTGTACGGGTATTGGCTCAGGAAAAGGCAATTCCTGTTGTCATCGGAAGAAGTGCTGAAGACAATCAGAAACTTATTGATGATTTGTCCGAAAAAAATCTGACAGCTTATGCTGTAGTTGCCGAATTGACTCAGCCTGAGGAGTGCAGAAAAGCTATACATGAGATTATTACAAAGTTCGGAAGAATTGATGGGCTGGTAAACAATGCAGGAGTTAATGATGGAGTAGGGTTGGAGAATGGAAGTTATGAGGCTTTTATGCAGTCATTGCACAAGAATCTTGTTCATTATTATCTTCTGGCTCACTATGCACTTCCTGCGCTGAAAGAAAGCAAAGGATCTATTGTAAATATAGGAAGCAAAACTTCTGAAACCGGGCAAGGTGGAACTTCCGCTTATGCAGCATCCAATGGTGGCAGGAGTGGATTAACCAGGGAATGGGCAGTGGAGCTATTGCCTTATAGCATTCGTGTAAATGCCGTAATTGTTGCCGAAGCCTATACACCATTATATGAAAAGTGGATCAAAACTTTTGATGATCCGGAGGCTAAATTGAAATCTATAACAGATAAAATTCCGCTTGAAAAAAGAATGACTACAACTGAGGAGATTGCCAATATGGTTGTATTTCTGCTATCAGAAAAGTCCAGCCATACAACAGGGCAATTGATTCATGTCGATGGTGGCTATGTACACTTAGACAGAGCTTTATAA
- a CDS encoding amidohydrolase family protein translates to MIDTHVHFWQYDEVRDGWIDESMEVIRKDFLPSDIKELLVSNSVEGIVAVQADQSLTETRFLLDLAEHNPKILGVVGWIDFLSDNFEEQLHAYRKYSKLKGWRHIVQAEPEGFLAYPQFVDNVRKLKAYNHTYDILVYYSQMGEAISFAEKLPEQKLVLDHMGKPDLKTPEIALWKKNIAALAKSENVYCKLSGLVTEAEKGKWTKEMLEPYLDVIFENFGTSRIMFGSDWPVMLLNTNYTEWIQLVKDYIQRFNKEEQQQILRGNAVDFYNL, encoded by the coding sequence ATGATAGACACTCACGTTCATTTCTGGCAATATGATGAGGTCCGCGATGGCTGGATCGATGAGAGTATGGAAGTTATCCGCAAAGACTTTTTGCCCTCTGATATCAAAGAATTGCTGGTAAGTAACAGCGTTGAGGGAATTGTTGCTGTACAGGCGGATCAGAGTCTTACAGAAACCAGATTTTTGCTGGATCTTGCAGAACATAATCCTAAAATATTGGGAGTTGTAGGCTGGATAGATTTCCTGAGTGATAATTTCGAAGAGCAGCTGCATGCCTATAGAAAATATTCTAAACTAAAAGGCTGGCGACACATTGTACAGGCAGAGCCGGAAGGCTTTTTAGCTTATCCACAGTTTGTGGATAATGTAAGAAAGTTGAAAGCGTATAATCATACCTACGATATTCTGGTTTATTATTCGCAAATGGGAGAGGCCATTAGTTTTGCTGAAAAACTTCCTGAGCAAAAACTGGTTTTGGATCATATGGGGAAACCGGATTTAAAAACACCAGAGATAGCTCTTTGGAAAAAGAATATTGCAGCACTGGCAAAATCTGAAAATGTATATTGCAAATTATCCGGACTGGTTACAGAAGCTGAAAAAGGAAAGTGGACAAAAGAAATGCTGGAGCCTTATTTAGATGTAATTTTCGAAAATTTTGGGACATCCAGAATCATGTTTGGTAGTGACTGGCCGGTAATGCTTCTGAACACAAATTATACAGAATGGATACAGCTGGTAAAAGACTATATACAAAGATTTAATAAAGAAGAGCAGCAACAAATCCTAAGGGGAAATGCTGTTGATTTTTATAATTTATAG
- a CDS encoding L-rhamnose mutarotase: MRKYALALDLKDDDELIRQYEEYHKQVWPEILESIKNSGIQNMEIYRTDNRLFMIMEVGEDFSFDAKAEADAGNPKVQEWENLMWDYQQALPKSKPGEKWVLMDKIFSL, from the coding sequence ATGAGAAAATATGCACTAGCTTTAGATCTTAAAGACGACGACGAGTTAATTCGTCAATATGAAGAATACCACAAGCAGGTATGGCCTGAAATTCTGGAAAGCATCAAAAATTCCGGAATACAGAATATGGAAATCTACCGTACGGATAACCGACTTTTTATGATCATGGAAGTAGGGGAGGATTTTTCCTTCGACGCAAAGGCTGAAGCAGATGCAGGAAACCCGAAAGTTCAGGAATGGGAAAATCTGATGTGGGATTATCAGCAGGCACTACCCAAATCTAAGCCTGGCGAAAAATGGGTGTTAATGGACAAAATATTTAGTCTGTAG
- a CDS encoding fumarylacetoacetate hydrolase family protein, with the protein MKLIRYGAEGQEKPGVIIDEKYYDVSHLVNDYDEKFFSGNAIEELKEKIATGGLTEVDQNVRLGAPLARPSKIVCVGLNYKDHAEETNMPIPSEPILFFKSTSAIVGPNDDLIIPKNSTKTDWEVELAIVIGKRASYVEMENALDHIAGYALHNDYSERAFQIERNGQWVKGKSADTFAPIGPFIATKDEIKDVNNLRLWLKVNDKKVQDGNTSNFIFDVAYIVSYISQFMTLLPGDVISTGTPAGVGMGQKPEAWYLNPGDVVELGIEGLGTSKQNVKAYS; encoded by the coding sequence ATGAAACTAATAAGATACGGAGCAGAAGGACAGGAAAAACCAGGAGTTATTATTGATGAGAAATATTACGATGTTTCTCACCTGGTGAATGATTATGATGAAAAGTTTTTCTCCGGGAATGCTATTGAAGAGTTAAAAGAAAAAATTGCTACCGGCGGACTTACCGAAGTAGATCAGAATGTAAGACTGGGTGCGCCACTGGCAAGACCTTCAAAAATTGTTTGCGTAGGACTTAACTATAAGGATCACGCCGAAGAAACTAATATGCCTATACCATCTGAACCTATTTTGTTTTTTAAATCTACTTCAGCCATAGTTGGTCCTAACGACGATCTGATTATTCCCAAAAACAGCACTAAAACAGACTGGGAGGTTGAACTGGCAATTGTAATAGGAAAAAGAGCCAGCTATGTAGAAATGGAAAATGCATTGGATCATATTGCAGGCTATGCTTTGCACAATGATTACAGCGAAAGAGCTTTCCAGATCGAAAGAAACGGGCAATGGGTAAAAGGAAAAAGTGCAGATACATTTGCACCAATAGGCCCTTTTATCGCCACAAAAGATGAAATAAAAGATGTTAATAACCTGCGGCTTTGGCTAAAAGTAAATGACAAAAAGGTTCAGGATGGTAATACTTCAAACTTTATCTTTGATGTAGCTTATATCGTAAGTTATATCAGTCAGTTTATGACCTTACTTCCGGGAGATGTAATCTCTACCGGAACACCTGCAGGAGTGGGAATGGGACAGAAACCTGAAGCATGGTATCTGAATCCGGGAGATGTAGTTGAATTAGGAATAGAAGGACTGGGAACAAGTAAACAAAATGTAAAAGCTTATTCCTAA
- a CDS encoding SDR family NAD(P)-dependent oxidoreductase produces the protein MFSLKNKKAVITGGGSGIGKAISELFAEQGAEVHILEISEANGAEALSEIEAKGGKAYVHVCDVSNHQQVKDLFTGIGCINILVNNAGIAHVGKADNTSEEDFDKIVNVNIKGVYNCLHAAIPQLKESGNAVILNLASIAALVGIPDRFAYSTAKGAVKAMTMSVAKDYIHDNIRCNSISPARVHTPFVDGFLQKNYPDRIEEMFQNLSKTQPIGRMANPKEIAALALYLCSDEASFITGCDYPIDGGFTTLNN, from the coding sequence ATGTTTTCATTAAAAAATAAAAAAGCAGTAATTACAGGAGGAGGAAGTGGTATAGGAAAAGCTATTTCTGAATTATTTGCCGAGCAAGGAGCAGAAGTCCATATCCTGGAGATTAGTGAAGCCAACGGGGCAGAGGCATTATCCGAAATAGAAGCAAAAGGAGGAAAAGCCTATGTTCATGTTTGTGATGTGTCCAATCATCAGCAGGTGAAAGATCTATTTACGGGCATAGGATGTATTAATATATTGGTAAATAATGCAGGTATTGCCCATGTTGGTAAAGCAGACAATACCTCAGAAGAAGATTTTGATAAAATAGTAAATGTAAATATTAAGGGAGTTTACAACTGTCTGCATGCTGCTATTCCACAGTTAAAAGAATCCGGAAACGCGGTTATTCTTAATCTTGCATCTATTGCAGCATTGGTAGGTATTCCGGACAGATTTGCTTACAGTACTGCAAAAGGAGCTGTGAAAGCGATGACGATGAGTGTGGCTAAAGACTATATCCATGATAATATCCGTTGTAATTCTATTTCCCCGGCCAGAGTACATACACCTTTTGTAGATGGATTTTTACAGAAAAATTATCCTGACAGAATAGAGGAAATGTTTCAGAACCTTTCCAAAACTCAACCAATAGGAAGAATGGCGAATCCAAAAGAAATTGCAGCACTGGCATTGTATTTATGCAGCGATGAAGCTTCTTTTATTACAGGATGCGATTATCCGATTGATGGAGGCTTTACAACATTAAATAATTAA
- a CDS encoding UxaA family hydrolase, which translates to MKNKILRINPKDNVLVALQDIEQGEKVLFEGLEYEVLEKIPAKHKFFMQDLPQGSEVVMYGVLVGKTQFDVKKGARMSVENTKHAAEPYAYRDVEYVWQAPDISKFENKTFDGYHRSNGEVGTANYWLFIPTVFCENRNLDIIKEALHNELGYAVGDKYKDYTHHLLEAYQKGEDLENISLNPVAEVKNRVFKNVDGIKFLNHSGGCGGTRQDSATLSKLLASYADHPNVAGITLLSLGCQHLQVDNFKKDLKERNPGFDKPLLVFEQQKTQSEEALIRQAIHDTFIGLTEINKIERKPAGLDKLVLGVKCGGSDGFSGISANPSVGYTADLLVGLGGKVLLAEFPELCGAEQEMIDRSVNKETAEKFIKLMTEYDTLAHKVGSGFYMNPSPGNIKDGLITDAIKSVGAARKGGLSPVADVLDYTEKATKPGLSLVCTPGNDVEATTGKAASGATLILFTTGLGTPTGNPVCPTIKVATNTSLAIRMSDIIDIDTGPIIEGSKTITEMGEDILDYCIEVASGRITPKAVLLNQDDFIPWKRGVSL; encoded by the coding sequence ATGAAAAATAAAATATTGAGAATTAACCCAAAGGACAATGTCTTAGTGGCACTACAGGATATTGAACAGGGAGAGAAAGTCCTTTTTGAAGGACTGGAATATGAGGTTTTAGAGAAAATTCCCGCAAAGCATAAATTCTTTATGCAGGATCTCCCACAGGGAAGCGAGGTAGTGATGTACGGTGTTCTGGTTGGAAAAACACAGTTCGATGTGAAGAAAGGAGCAAGGATGAGTGTGGAAAATACTAAACATGCAGCAGAACCTTATGCATACCGCGATGTGGAATATGTATGGCAGGCGCCTGATATTTCAAAGTTTGAAAATAAAACTTTTGATGGTTATCACCGCAGCAATGGCGAAGTAGGAACAGCTAACTATTGGTTGTTTATTCCTACTGTATTTTGTGAGAACAGGAATCTGGATATCATTAAAGAAGCCTTGCACAACGAGTTGGGATATGCTGTAGGAGATAAATATAAAGACTATACCCATCATTTACTGGAAGCCTATCAGAAAGGAGAAGATCTGGAAAACATATCTTTAAATCCGGTGGCGGAAGTAAAGAATCGTGTTTTCAAAAATGTAGATGGTATAAAATTCCTGAATCATAGCGGTGGCTGTGGCGGGACCAGACAAGATTCTGCAACGTTGAGTAAATTATTAGCTTCCTATGCAGATCATCCGAATGTTGCAGGAATTACTTTACTTAGCCTCGGTTGTCAGCATCTTCAGGTAGATAATTTTAAGAAAGATTTAAAAGAGAGAAATCCTGGTTTCGATAAACCTCTTCTGGTATTTGAACAGCAAAAGACACAAAGTGAAGAAGCTTTAATTAGACAGGCGATTCATGATACTTTTATCGGGCTTACGGAAATTAATAAAATAGAAAGAAAGCCGGCAGGCCTGGATAAATTGGTATTGGGCGTTAAATGTGGCGGAAGCGATGGATTCAGTGGAATCTCCGCAAACCCCTCTGTAGGATATACAGCCGATTTGTTAGTAGGATTAGGCGGAAAAGTATTACTAGCAGAGTTTCCGGAATTGTGCGGAGCCGAGCAGGAAATGATAGATCGTTCTGTGAATAAAGAAACCGCTGAAAAATTTATCAAACTGATGACAGAATATGATACATTGGCACATAAAGTTGGTTCAGGTTTTTATATGAACCCTTCACCGGGAAATATAAAAGATGGTCTTATTACTGATGCTATAAAATCTGTCGGAGCAGCCAGAAAAGGAGGTCTCTCTCCGGTAGCGGATGTATTGGATTATACTGAAAAAGCAACGAAGCCTGGTCTGAGTTTAGTTTGTACTCCCGGAAATGATGTAGAAGCAACTACGGGAAAAGCAGCTTCAGGAGCTACTTTAATATTATTTACGACAGGATTGGGGACACCAACGGGGAATCCGGTTTGTCCTACCATAAAAGTAGCAACCAATACATCATTGGCAATTAGAATGTCCGATATTATAGATATTGATACAGGACCAATTATAGAAGGAAGCAAGACTATTACAGAAATGGGAGAAGACATTCTCGATTATTGTATTGAAGTAGCAAGCGGTAGAATTACACCGAAAGCTGTTTTACTCAATCAGGATGATTTTATCCCCTGGAAAAGAGGAGTGAGTTTATAA
- the fucP gene encoding L-fucose:H+ symporter permease codes for MQNITTEQSTKALSERRRGYLFPLILVTSLFFFWGFVHNLDPVLIPHLRKAFQLTDLESSLVDFSIFIAYFLMAIPAGNVMRKYGYKSGIILGLCLFAIGAFLFIPAANTQMYIFFLGALFVIACGLAFLETAANPYVTILGPEETATRRLNFSQSFNGLAAFIAPIVGGKYILSEQSLTDAQLKALSPQELSAYIAQEAASVKGPYLVLGVIIVIVMLLFVFTKLPDIKHEDDGDKSKISHAWRHKHLRWAVVAQFFYVGAQVCVLSFFIRFVVVSAGITEKNAAFYSGLAGLAFMVGRFVGTFFMKYVKPNKLLMIYAVLSMLLTLVAVFGKGNITIYALIGVAFFMSIMFPTIFSLGIADLGKDTKIASSLIVMSIVGGAILPLGLGYISDVTHSIQYGYIVPFICFIVVFAFGKYGWKPTEV; via the coding sequence ATGCAAAACATAACAACAGAGCAATCAACAAAAGCTTTATCAGAAAGGAGGAGAGGCTACCTTTTCCCACTGATTCTCGTTACGAGTCTCTTCTTCTTCTGGGGCTTTGTTCATAACCTTGATCCGGTGCTGATTCCGCACCTGAGAAAGGCCTTTCAGCTGACAGATTTAGAATCTTCCCTTGTGGATTTTTCTATATTTATTGCCTATTTTCTTATGGCAATACCTGCCGGGAATGTTATGCGTAAGTACGGCTACAAAAGCGGAATCATCTTAGGGCTTTGCCTGTTTGCAATAGGAGCTTTCCTTTTTATTCCCGCAGCCAATACCCAGATGTACATTTTCTTTTTAGGAGCTTTATTTGTTATAGCCTGTGGTTTGGCATTTCTGGAAACAGCAGCTAATCCCTATGTAACTATTTTAGGCCCTGAAGAAACAGCAACACGCAGATTAAACTTTTCACAATCTTTCAACGGTCTGGCAGCTTTTATAGCGCCAATCGTTGGAGGCAAATATATTCTGAGTGAGCAATCTCTTACTGATGCGCAACTAAAAGCATTATCTCCACAGGAACTTAGTGCCTATATTGCACAGGAAGCAGCCAGTGTAAAAGGACCATATCTGGTTTTGGGTGTTATTATTGTCATTGTAATGCTTTTGTTTGTCTTTACCAAATTGCCAGACATTAAGCATGAAGATGATGGTGATAAATCTAAAATTTCCCATGCGTGGAGACACAAGCATCTTCGCTGGGCAGTTGTTGCACAATTCTTTTATGTAGGAGCACAGGTATGTGTACTAAGCTTTTTTATACGTTTTGTTGTTGTTTCAGCAGGAATTACGGAAAAAAATGCAGCGTTTTATTCAGGATTGGCAGGTCTGGCCTTTATGGTCGGGAGATTTGTCGGAACCTTCTTTATGAAATATGTAAAACCTAATAAGCTTTTAATGATCTACGCAGTTCTGAGCATGCTTCTCACTTTGGTAGCTGTATTCGGAAAAGGTAATATTACCATTTATGCGCTGATCGGAGTAGCATTCTTTATGTCGATAATGTTCCCTACAATTTTTTCACTGGGAATAGCAGATCTGGGTAAAGATACCAAGATAGCATCTTCTCTTATTGTAATGTCTATAGTTGGAGGAGCAATATTACCATTAGGATTAGGCTATATTTCAGATGTTACCCATAGTATACAGTATGGCTACATTGTACCATTTATATGTTTCATTGTTGTATTTGCTTTTGGTAAATATGGCTGGAAACCAACCGAAGTATAG
- a CDS encoding LutC/YkgG family protein, which yields MGSREEILSRIAKVKPAGNELPEDLSFIPGTGNLLESFVQTARNNGSQVTFVENTDGVLAYLRENIASDKRIISNINALKEDLYSDSDEITDPHELENVEVALIEGSIGVAENAAVWITEKQMKYRALPFITQHLFVILAADKIVALMHDAYKIIEIEGGFSSFISGPSKTADIEQSLVIGAHGARSHHIFIMNNQ from the coding sequence ATGGGAAGTAGAGAAGAAATTTTATCCAGAATTGCAAAAGTAAAGCCTGCAGGAAACGAATTGCCTGAAGACTTATCTTTTATACCGGGAACCGGGAACCTACTGGAGTCTTTTGTACAAACAGCCCGGAATAATGGTTCGCAGGTTACATTTGTAGAGAATACAGACGGGGTATTAGCATACCTCAGAGAGAATATAGCATCTGATAAAAGAATAATCTCTAATATCAATGCACTAAAAGAAGATTTGTACAGTGACAGCGATGAAATAACAGATCCGCATGAACTGGAAAATGTAGAAGTTGCTCTTATTGAAGGGAGCATAGGAGTAGCGGAGAATGCTGCAGTATGGATTACAGAAAAGCAAATGAAATATAGGGCATTACCTTTTATCACTCAGCATTTATTTGTGATATTAGCGGCCGATAAAATAGTAGCTCTAATGCATGATGCATATAAGATAATAGAGATAGAAGGCGGATTTTCATCTTTTATTTCGGGACCGTCTAAAACGGCGGATATAGAACAATCACTGGTGATTGGTGCACATGGTGCACGCAGCCATCATATATTTATAATGAATAACCAATAA
- a CDS encoding lactate utilization protein B, whose protein sequence is MKSHVALAEEFNRDEKRVDWHNKTLWFVREKRDRQSKPIPDWEKLRETASKIKLNVLSNLDTYLIEFEKNALENGIRVHWAKDAAEHNAIVLSVLQKHQVKKMVKSKSMLTEECHLNDYLEKNGIEVTDTDLGERIVQLAKEPPSHIVLPCIHKKKEEIGEIFHEHLNTPKGLSDPQQLTEIARQDLRKKFLQSQAALTGVNFAVAETGEFVVCTNEGNADMGAHLANVHIACMGLEKIIPKREHLGVFLRLLTRSATGQPITTYSSHFRKPREGQEMHLVIVDNGRSEQLGREKFRNSLKCIRCGACFNTCPVYRRSGGHSYHTAVAGPIGSVLNPARNIAEYKDLPFASTLCGSCTNVCPVQIDLHNQLYELRQEVIASGLGEPVKNFSMKLMARSLSNAKKYEKLRKKVKFGYRYTPFLLKSGMNPWYKHREMPEMPEESFKEWYKKNVENGK, encoded by the coding sequence ATGAAGAGTCACGTTGCTTTAGCTGAAGAATTTAACCGGGATGAAAAACGGGTAGACTGGCACAACAAGACGTTGTGGTTTGTCCGCGAGAAACGTGACCGACAGAGCAAGCCAATTCCTGATTGGGAGAAGCTGAGAGAAACTGCATCTAAAATAAAACTGAATGTGCTTTCCAATCTTGATACCTATTTAATAGAATTCGAGAAGAATGCTTTAGAAAATGGTATTAGAGTACACTGGGCTAAAGATGCAGCAGAACATAATGCGATTGTACTTTCTGTTTTGCAGAAGCATCAGGTAAAAAAAATGGTGAAAAGTAAGTCTATGCTTACAGAAGAATGTCACCTGAATGATTATCTGGAGAAAAACGGAATAGAAGTAACAGATACCGACCTGGGAGAGCGTATTGTACAACTGGCTAAAGAACCACCAAGCCATATTGTATTGCCATGCATTCATAAGAAGAAAGAGGAAATTGGTGAGATTTTCCATGAACATCTTAATACACCAAAAGGCCTTTCTGATCCGCAGCAGCTAACAGAAATAGCACGTCAGGATCTTAGAAAAAAGTTTTTGCAAAGTCAGGCAGCTTTAACCGGAGTGAACTTTGCAGTTGCAGAAACGGGTGAGTTTGTGGTATGTACCAATGAAGGAAATGCTGATATGGGTGCACATCTGGCAAATGTACATATTGCTTGTATGGGATTGGAAAAAATAATTCCGAAGCGTGAACATCTGGGCGTTTTTCTTCGTCTGCTTACAAGAAGTGCTACGGGACAGCCTATTACTACATATTCCAGCCATTTCAGAAAGCCAAGAGAAGGGCAGGAAATGCATCTGGTAATTGTGGATAATGGCCGATCTGAGCAATTGGGTAGAGAGAAATTTCGAAATTCACTGAAGTGTATACGTTGTGGTGCCTGTTTTAATACATGTCCTGTATACAGACGGAGTGGTGGGCATAGCTATCATACAGCAGTTGCAGGGCCAATAGGTTCAGTACTGAATCCGGCACGAAATATTGCTGAGTACAAAGATTTGCCTTTTGCATCTACATTGTGTGGCTCTTGTACCAATGTATGCCCGGTACAGATTGATTTGCATAATCAGTTGTATGAACTAAGACAAGAGGTTATAGCCTCAGGATTGGGAGAGCCGGTAAAAAATTTCTCTATGAAACTGATGGCAAGGTCACTTTCCAATGCAAAAAAGTATGAGAAGCTTAGAAAGAAAGTGAAATTTGGGTATCGCTACACACCATTCCTTCTTAAAAGTGGTATGAATCCTTGGTATAAGCATCGGGAGATGCCTGAAATGCCAGAGGAAAGCTTTAAAGAATGGTATAAAAAGAATGTTGAGAATGGGAAGTAG